CGCACTTCGCGCAGCGGCTGCAGGAGGCTGGCGCGCAGGTGGCGGTGGGGGATGTGAACGAGGAGCGGCTCGCCGCCCTGCCCGCCGGCATCCACCGCCGCAAGCTGGACGTGTCCTCCGAGGAGGACGTGGTCTCCTTCGTCAGCTGGGCGCACGGGGCCATGGGCGGCCTCAACGGGCTCATCAACAACGCGGGCATCCTCCGGGACGCGCTGCTGGTGAAGAAGGACCGCACCACCGGCCAGGTGAAGAAGCTGTCCACGGCGGACTGGAATGCCGTCATCGGCGTCAACCTCACCGGCGCCACGCTGATGGTGCGCGAGGTGGTGGCGAAGATGGCGGAGACGGACGCCAAGGGCGGCGTCATCGTCAACATGTCGTCCATTGCCCGGCACGGCAACCGCGGCCAGTCCAACTACGTGTCCGCGAAGGCCGCGCTGGCCGCCAACACCGTCACCTGGTCTCGCGAGTTCGCCCCCTTCGGCATCCGCGTGGGCGCCGTGGCCCCGGGCATGATTGAGACGCCGATGACGCAGGGCATGAACCAGAAGGCCCGCGACGCGCTGGTGTCCAACATCCCCGTGGGCCGCATCGGCGTGCCCGAGGACATCTGGGTGGCCGTGAAGTTCATCATCGAGTGCGACTACTTCAACGGCCGCACCATCGACGTGGACGGCGGCCTCAACTTCTAGGCGGCTGTCTCCAGGCGGGGCCTGTGTCCGGGCCCCGCCGTGCCGAGCCTCACCTCACGCCGACGCCGTCCGGGCGGCGGAGCTCGCG
This DNA window, taken from Pyxidicoccus xibeiensis, encodes the following:
- a CDS encoding SDR family oxidoreductase yields the protein MQLKDLKIVVTGGAQGMGAHFAQRLQEAGAQVAVGDVNEERLAALPAGIHRRKLDVSSEEDVVSFVSWAHGAMGGLNGLINNAGILRDALLVKKDRTTGQVKKLSTADWNAVIGVNLTGATLMVREVVAKMAETDAKGGVIVNMSSIARHGNRGQSNYVSAKAALAANTVTWSREFAPFGIRVGAVAPGMIETPMTQGMNQKARDALVSNIPVGRIGVPEDIWVAVKFIIECDYFNGRTIDVDGGLNF